The following coding sequences lie in one Chondrocystis sp. NIES-4102 genomic window:
- a CDS encoding integrase family protein: protein MSYLLYSQAEQLKLPQPVPVTLHPATVYLSSLSEGSRRSMLSSLNAIARLLTEEECDAFSLDWSKLRYHHTAAVRTALKQRLAPTTTNKMLVALRQVLTVAYRLDLIEASDYHKAVDIPNVKGTGQLRGRALTTKEIESLIECCHEQGGAIAIRDAAVIAILRCGGIRRQEIVQLNLDDLDLATGELTIRRGKGGKFRFVYLTTEAIGMIEDWLKVRGDLPGALICPVNKGGKVILRHFASDGDGIYKLVKARAMSAGVKHFSPHDFRRTFCSDLLAEGEDVFTVQELAGHASPATTAKYDRRGEGRKQRAVKRLKFR, encoded by the coding sequence GTGAGTTATCTGCTCTATTCCCAAGCAGAACAACTTAAATTACCACAACCAGTTCCCGTTACCCTTCATCCCGCCACAGTTTACCTCAGTTCGTTAAGTGAAGGGTCGCGTCGTTCAATGTTGTCTTCTCTCAATGCGATCGCCCGTCTCTTGACCGAAGAAGAATGCGATGCTTTTTCTTTAGATTGGTCGAAGTTACGCTACCACCACACCGCAGCAGTTAGAACCGCTCTCAAACAAAGACTCGCTCCAACTACTACCAATAAAATGTTAGTCGCTCTACGTCAAGTACTAACGGTCGCCTATCGTTTAGATTTAATTGAGGCATCTGACTATCATAAAGCCGTCGATATTCCTAATGTTAAAGGAACGGGGCAATTAAGAGGTCGGGCTTTAACTACTAAGGAAATAGAAAGTTTAATTGAATGTTGCCACGAACAAGGAGGTGCGATCGCCATAAGGGATGCTGCGGTGATTGCCATTCTACGTTGTGGTGGTATTAGGCGACAGGAAATAGTTCAATTGAATCTTGATGATTTAGATTTAGCAACGGGAGAATTAACCATCCGTCGGGGAAAAGGAGGCAAATTTCGGTTCGTTTATTTGACAACTGAAGCTATAGGCATGATTGAAGATTGGCTAAAAGTTAGGGGTGATTTACCAGGAGCATTAATCTGTCCTGTCAATAAAGGAGGAAAGGTAATCTTACGTCATTTTGCTAGTGATGGAGATGGGATATATAAATTAGTAAAAGCAAGAGCAATGAGTGCGGGAGTCAAACATTTTTCGCCTCATGATTTTAGGCGTACTTTTTGTAGCGATCTTTTGGCAGAGGGTGAAGATGTGTTTACGGTGCAGGAATTAGCAGGTCATGCTTCTCCTGCTACTACTGCTAAATACGACCGTCGTGGTGAGGGCAGAAAACAAAGGGCTGTTAAGCGATTAAAGTTTAGATAA
- a CDS encoding putative cold shock protein, DNA-binding, which produces MSTGTIKFFNDEKGFGFILQDDGGKDLFVHASEIQGGRNTTLNQGQKVEYDIGQGKKGPCAINVILN; this is translated from the coding sequence ATGAGTACTGGTACGATAAAGTTCTTCAATGACGAAAAAGGTTTTGGTTTCATTCTTCAAGACGATGGAGGTAAGGATCTTTTTGTACATGCTTCGGAAATTCAAGGCGGTCGCAATACTACGCTCAATCAAGGTCAGAAAGTAGAATACGACATCGGGCAGGGTAAGAAAGGACCATGTGCAATCAATGTTATTCTAAATTGA
- a CDS encoding type III restriction enzyme res subunit — translation MSDFYSFRFIESAAADALKNRHRSKLESFEARQSLFQLKILADYDQLVCLPALHHIDKHWYQIETAKKVIKQFGGRAMLSDEVGLGKTIEAALICKEYLARGQIKSLLVLTPATLVSQWQVELNEKFAIPTITTDERDCNPEEFWHLNERIVASINTAKHKSHFQYVTEREWDLVIIDEAHHLKNRRTLNWKLVNAIHKRFILMLTATPVQNNLVELFNLLTLLKPGLLNTEAQFKQEYVGSSNGRVPKNPEKLRQLMREVMVRNTRSVVDIKLPKRFATTITVTPQAKERELYEAINQYLRQHPKSIDKLTRNNLLMRSGSSSVALTDTIKGLQKRFDHDELAFLLKRASGMKNFEKAKQLLDLLQKSTQKTLVFVNYKSTMSYLAKYLAKQGIEHTCFQGSMSLKAKDAAIDSFRESVNVMLASETGGEGRNLQFANTIINYDLPWNPMKIEQRIGRLHRIGQTQDVFIFNFCLANSIEAYILKILHDKINMFELVVGEIDTILGNMGDEFDFSETVVDLWLANENSKQLDSAFGNLGQQLLDAKHSYQEIQEFDEQLFGDEFEA, via the coding sequence ATGTCAGACTTTTACTCCTTCCGTTTTATCGAAAGCGCAGCAGCAGATGCTTTGAAAAACAGGCACAGAAGTAAGCTTGAGAGTTTTGAAGCTCGTCAATCTCTATTTCAACTCAAAATTCTGGCTGACTACGACCAGTTAGTATGTCTACCCGCTTTACATCATATAGACAAACATTGGTATCAGATTGAAACTGCCAAAAAAGTGATTAAACAATTCGGTGGTCGAGCTATGTTGTCAGACGAAGTAGGATTAGGCAAAACCATCGAAGCTGCTCTGATCTGCAAGGAATATTTAGCTAGGGGGCAAATCAAATCTCTACTGGTCTTAACTCCAGCTACATTGGTATCTCAATGGCAGGTGGAGTTAAATGAAAAATTTGCGATACCTACTATTACTACCGACGAACGAGACTGTAACCCTGAAGAATTTTGGCATCTCAACGAGCGGATTGTGGCATCAATTAATACTGCCAAGCACAAAAGTCATTTTCAATACGTTACCGAGCGTGAGTGGGATTTGGTCATTATTGATGAAGCCCACCACCTAAAAAATCGCCGTACCCTCAACTGGAAGTTGGTTAACGCTATTCATAAGCGATTTATTCTGATGCTAACTGCTACGCCAGTCCAAAACAATTTGGTAGAACTGTTTAACCTTTTGACTCTTCTCAAGCCAGGATTACTGAACACCGAAGCTCAATTTAAACAAGAGTATGTAGGTTCATCCAATGGACGAGTACCGAAAAATCCCGAAAAACTGCGTCAACTGATGCGAGAAGTGATGGTGAGAAATACTCGTTCGGTAGTAGATATCAAACTTCCCAAGCGTTTTGCCACGACAATTACCGTTACTCCCCAAGCAAAAGAACGAGAGTTATATGAAGCAATTAACCAATATTTACGTCAACATCCCAAAAGTATTGATAAATTAACTCGCAATAACTTGCTGATGCGTTCGGGGAGTAGTTCTGTGGCTTTAACAGATACAATCAAAGGACTACAAAAAAGATTCGACCACGATGAGCTTGCCTTTTTACTCAAACGCGCATCGGGTATGAAGAACTTCGAGAAGGCGAAACAATTGCTAGATCTACTACAAAAATCGACTCAAAAAACTTTAGTGTTTGTCAATTACAAGTCAACTATGTCTTATTTAGCTAAGTATTTAGCTAAACAGGGTATTGAACATACTTGTTTTCAAGGTTCGATGTCTTTAAAAGCTAAAGATGCAGCAATTGATTCTTTTAGAGAATCAGTCAACGTAATGTTGGCATCAGAAACAGGCGGAGAAGGACGTAATCTTCAGTTTGCTAATACGATTATCAATTACGATCTCCCTTGGAATCCGATGAAAATTGAACAGCGGATTGGTCGCCTACATCGTATAGGGCAAACTCAGGATGTGTTTATTTTTAACTTTTGCCTAGCCAACAGTATAGAAGCTTATATCCTTAAAATACTTCATGACAAAATTAATATGTTTGAGTTAGTGGTGGGGGAAATTGATACCATCCTCGGTAATATGGGAGATGAATTTGACTTTAGCGAGACGGTTGTTGACCTTTGGTTAGCCAATGAAAACTCAAAACAACTAGACTCCGCTTTTGGTAATTTAGGTCAACAATTACTTGATGCCAAACACAGCTATCAAGAAATACAGGAATTTGACGAACAGTTGTTTGGAGATGAATTTGAGGCATAA
- a CDS encoding IS1 transposase has protein sequence MTEIHHTTIMNWIRKAGIKLPNAPEEDEIPEITEIDELFA, from the coding sequence ATGACTGAAATTCATCACACTACCATCATGAATTGGATTAGAAAAGCAGGAATCAAATTGCCAAATGCACCAGAAGAGGACGAAATACCTGAAATAACTGAGATTGATGAGTTATTTGCGTAG
- a CDS encoding ATPase, which translates to MALDRPPELETHWEHFYERSIGCVGILKDWLTQAYRKALDENASSLTEQHWQSYAPSVSKCLQMALLSHRRGESTSV; encoded by the coding sequence ATGGCTTTGGATAGACCACCAGAATTAGAAACTCATTGGGAACATTTTTACGAACGAAGCATTGGCTGTGTGGGCATTCTAAAAGATTGGCTCACTCAAGCTTATCGAAAAGCCTTAGATGAAAATGCTTCCAGTCTAACTGAGCAGCATTGGCAATCTTATGCACCATCTGTGTCTAAATGTCTCCAAATGGCACTTCTAAGCCATCGAAGGGGAGAAAGCACTTCAGTTTGA
- a CDS encoding ATP-binding protein has translation MSRRSQLKKSRRSQKSIGSDRSHLSTLREQVIVNIRHRRMIVFLTDEAQRFSKMASSSRQQAQMDAMQSMASMTDTLHGLFGTYELLEFRNQARSTFSS, from the coding sequence ATGTCCAGAAGAAGTCAACTCAAAAAAAGCAGACGATCTCAAAAGAGTATTGGTTCAGATAGAAGTCATTTATCTACCTTAAGAGAACAAGTAATCGTCAACATACGACATCGACGCATGATTGTTTTTTTGACTGATGAAGCTCAAAGATTTTCCAAGATGGCTAGTAGTAGCAGACAACAAGCTCAAATGGATGCAATGCAGTCAATGGCTAGTATGACAGATACTTTACATGGGTTATTTGGTACTTACGAATTACTAGAATTTCGTAATCAAGCGCGGTCAACTTTCTCGTCGTAG
- a CDS encoding AAA ATPase: protein MPIYRRTDRHYPTLSKQQKLDLFRDCTVVHPHLKKAYEEFRDAISNPGGASIIFLFGPTGVGKTTLLRQISKVMVKEHLGRMVKDSDYLLFCDSRSSRSRIRQF, encoded by the coding sequence ATGCCCATTTATAGACGCACTGACCGTCACTATCCGACCCTGTCTAAACAACAAAAGTTAGATTTATTTCGTGATTGTACAGTAGTACATCCACATCTAAAAAAGGCTTACGAAGAATTCCGAGATGCAATAAGTAATCCAGGCGGAGCTTCAATAATTTTTTTGTTTGGTCCAACAGGAGTCGGAAAAACCACCCTACTACGTCAAATTAGTAAAGTGATGGTAAAGGAACATTTAGGGCGAATGGTCAAAGATTCTGATTATCTGCTCTTTTGCGACAGTAGAAGCTCGCGCTCCCGAATCAGGCAGTTTTGA
- a CDS encoding integrase, catalytic region has product MLLATCYLLLATYDPIILTVLTISCTTIDHTQLDIELVSSKTQAILGRPWVTFVSDAYSRRILAFYLTFDPPSYRSCMMVMRDCVRRYGRFPQCLVVDGGKEFSSIYFERLLAMYECTSKTRPGGKPRFGSVCERLFGTANTMFIHNLAGNTQITKNSRQVTTAVNPRRHAVWTLESLYQYLCNWVYEFYDHQEHPALGQSPFDAYHQGIVQTGSRPSRLIPYDENFRILTLPTTSKGMAKVISNQGVKINHLYYWHNSFRNGSIEKTRVNVRYDPSDAGVAYAYVRGQWVRCISQYYSIFHGRSEREIQLATQELRQQHKKHGQKFTITAKALADFLEGTQATESILMQRLKDGEAKNILSTISSHEEIESESSQKTTSVVSETESLQSQKTAEIKPYEEFW; this is encoded by the coding sequence TTGCTACTTGCTACTTGCTACTTGCTACTTGCTACTTACGATCCCATCATCCTCACTGTCCTAACCATATCTTGTACGACTATAGATCATACCCAGCTAGATATCGAATTAGTTTCCTCAAAAACTCAAGCAATATTAGGTCGTCCTTGGGTAACTTTCGTATCGGATGCTTATTCTCGAAGAATCCTAGCCTTTTATCTGACTTTCGACCCTCCATCGTATCGCAGTTGCATGATGGTGATGCGAGACTGTGTTCGTCGTTATGGGCGTTTTCCTCAATGTTTAGTGGTGGATGGAGGAAAAGAATTTAGTAGCATTTATTTTGAAAGACTACTTGCCATGTATGAATGTACTTCAAAAACTAGACCAGGGGGAAAACCACGTTTTGGTTCTGTGTGCGAGCGTCTTTTCGGAACTGCCAACACTATGTTTATTCACAATTTGGCAGGTAACACACAAATCACAAAAAACTCTCGTCAGGTTACGACCGCCGTTAATCCACGTCGTCATGCAGTTTGGACACTAGAAAGTTTATATCAATATTTATGTAATTGGGTGTACGAATTTTATGACCATCAAGAGCATCCCGCATTAGGTCAGAGTCCTTTTGATGCCTATCACCAAGGCATAGTTCAAACTGGTTCAAGACCGAGCCGATTAATTCCCTATGATGAAAACTTCCGCATTTTAACCTTGCCCACCACCTCTAAGGGAATGGCCAAAGTCATCTCCAATCAGGGAGTCAAAATTAACCATCTTTACTATTGGCATAATAGTTTTCGCAATGGCAGCATTGAAAAGACACGAGTGAATGTCAGGTATGACCCAAGCGACGCGGGAGTTGCCTATGCCTACGTGCGAGGACAATGGGTTAGGTGCATCTCCCAATACTACAGTATTTTTCATGGTCGTTCGGAACGAGAAATTCAATTAGCGACACAAGAGTTGCGACAACAGCACAAAAAACATGGACAAAAATTTACCATCACAGCGAAAGCTCTGGCAGATTTCCTGGAAGGAACTCAAGCCACTGAATCGATTCTCATGCAGAGGTTAAAGGATGGGGAAGCTAAAAATATTTTATCAACCATTTCTAGTCATGAAGAGATCGAATCAGAGTCTTCTCAAAAGACTACATCAGTGGTTAGTGAAACCGAGTCTCTACAGTCTCAAAAAACAGCAGAAATTAAACCTTATGAGGAGTTTTGGTAA
- a CDS encoding filamentous hemagglutinin-like protein gives MYVFIGETNFRDYQTLLGINNSDITANAVEGNAGNIDITSDAILGIRQSDRLTPQSDITASSELGIDGTVNINSPENNADDEIVLAPIGQEETSAEVVRSICSEGRFDRDNRLTITAKSPYDEFYKDLDYSDEYAIKIQEILRGGSKNKKDTQSLDSSSFWQPGDPIVEPNAVALAPDGELLLVATNQPQTIASSQLCQRDR, from the coding sequence ATGTATGTGTTTATTGGCGAAACGAATTTCCGCGATTACCAAACTCTCTTGGGAATAAATAATAGCGATATTACAGCCAATGCAGTAGAAGGAAACGCGGGCAATATCGACATCACAAGCGATGCCATACTGGGAATTAGACAGAGTGATCGCCTGACACCTCAAAGCGATATTACAGCTAGTTCGGAGTTGGGTATCGACGGAACGGTGAATATAAATTCGCCTGAAAACAATGCAGATGATGAAATCGTGCTTGCCCCAATAGGGCAAGAAGAAACCTCAGCAGAGGTTGTTCGTAGTATTTGTTCCGAAGGTAGATTCGATCGCGATAATCGTTTAACTATAACGGCTAAGTCGCCGTATGATGAATTTTACAAAGATTTAGACTACAGCGATGAGTACGCTATCAAGATTCAGGAGATCCTACGGGGTGGCAGTAAAAATAAAAAGGATACGCAATCGCTCGATTCTTCTTCATTCTGGCAGCCTGGAGATCCAATAGTAGAGCCGAACGCCGTAGCGCTCGCACCCGATGGAGAGCTTTTATTAGTCGCTACTAACCAACCACAGACAATAGCCAGTTCCCAATTGTGTCAACGCGATCGATAA
- a CDS encoding transposase, producing MIYNYQYRLKPTTEHKLVLNDWLRICQYWYNRQLGERFDWWEQNRSYIDRCLLVCHLPELKDKPEFYGQKKQLPVIKQDLVIVGWSGELLDFNSVPSQTLQEVCKRVKLAFERFIAGDSKGKRSGKPRYKNTARFRSIVFDSFKLHSCSVGGKWLYLSLPKIGIINVRHHRPLPNGAVLKQAQIIKKSDGWYINLRLQDDSVPDFKSNITPSWNNSLGMDAVLHEDDYLATSEGVKLPSLKSFRSSRDKLAKVSKRKSTKKKGSKSRRKLAKREAKLHSSIARARKDHAYNTAHALLKTGKKVFFHEKLNLVGLSRRNKAKTDTNGKFLPNGQSAKSGLNKSWADAAFGQFFNILKFKAEKAGALVIPVNPQYTSMLLPYKDEFVFTDCGIREYWDEELNLLIDRDVSASINVKRVGLDLFPTIKRCKGNPVVIASTTNSTLKEVLSTLRGLEKPALYSKS from the coding sequence TTGATTTACAATTATCAGTACCGACTAAAGCCCACTACAGAACACAAGCTAGTACTCAATGACTGGCTTCGGATTTGTCAGTATTGGTATAATCGACAGCTTGGCGAGCGGTTTGACTGGTGGGAACAAAATCGTAGCTACATTGATAGATGTCTTTTGGTATGTCATTTGCCTGAACTCAAGGACAAACCTGAGTTTTACGGACAGAAAAAGCAGTTACCCGTAATCAAACAAGATTTGGTTATTGTAGGCTGGAGTGGTGAATTGCTAGATTTTAACTCTGTGCCATCTCAAACACTACAAGAGGTGTGCAAAAGAGTCAAACTAGCTTTTGAGCGGTTCATTGCTGGTGATTCAAAAGGAAAGCGTAGTGGAAAACCAAGATATAAAAACACTGCTCGTTTTAGGTCAATAGTGTTTGACTCCTTCAAACTACATTCTTGTTCTGTTGGAGGCAAATGGCTTTATTTATCATTACCTAAAATTGGCATAATCAATGTGCGCCATCATCGTCCACTGCCTAATGGTGCAGTATTAAAGCAAGCACAGATAATCAAAAAAAGTGACGGATGGTATATTAATCTACGGCTTCAAGATGATTCTGTACCTGACTTCAAATCAAATATTACTCCCAGTTGGAATAATTCCTTGGGGATGGATGCAGTACTGCATGAAGATGATTATCTGGCTACCAGCGAAGGTGTTAAATTGCCTAGCCTTAAGTCTTTTCGCTCCTCACGAGACAAGCTAGCCAAGGTATCAAAACGCAAATCTACCAAAAAGAAAGGTAGTAAATCAAGACGAAAACTAGCAAAACGGGAAGCAAAACTTCACTCCTCAATAGCTAGAGCTAGAAAAGATCACGCTTACAATACTGCCCACGCGCTACTGAAAACGGGCAAAAAAGTTTTCTTTCATGAAAAGCTCAATCTTGTTGGGTTGAGTCGAAGGAATAAAGCAAAAACTGATACTAATGGTAAATTTTTACCTAATGGGCAGTCGGCGAAATCAGGATTAAATAAGTCTTGGGCTGATGCTGCTTTTGGTCAGTTTTTCAACATACTGAAGTTCAAAGCTGAAAAAGCTGGGGCTTTGGTAATACCTGTAAATCCACAATACACCTCAATGTTGTTGCCGTACAAAGATGAGTTTGTCTTTACTGATTGCGGTATTCGGGAGTATTGGGATGAAGAATTAAACCTTTTGATTGATAGAGACGTTTCAGCCTCTATCAATGTCAAGAGAGTGGGGCTGGACTTGTTCCCCACTATAAAACGCTGTAAAGGGAATCCAGTAGTGATTGCATCTACTACTAATAGTACCTTAAAGGAAGTTCTCTCTACCCTCCGAGGTTTGGAGAAGCCAGCGTTATACTCGAAGAGTTAA
- a CDS encoding transposase IS200-like protein: protein MRNDFVSSARSVSDLKAHLVLTTKYRKKVLTGEMISRLRDVITELCEKWDCKVIEFNGEDNHIHLLFQYYPQMELPKFIGNIKSVTSRRLRQEFPEEINKIYWKKVFWNESYFIASCGGVTISVLKNYIENQNTPS, encoded by the coding sequence ATGAGGAATGATTTTGTTTCTAGTGCCAGGTCTGTATCTGATTTAAAAGCTCATTTAGTTTTGACAACCAAGTATAGAAAAAAGGTTTTAACTGGCGAAATGATTAGCAGATTGAGAGACGTGATAACTGAATTGTGTGAAAAATGGGATTGCAAAGTGATTGAGTTCAATGGAGAAGACAATCATATACATTTGTTATTTCAGTACTACCCACAAATGGAACTACCCAAATTCATAGGCAATATTAAATCAGTTACCAGCAGGAGATTGAGACAAGAATTTCCAGAAGAAATAAACAAAATTTATTGGAAAAAAGTATTTTGGAATGAGTCTTACTTTATAGCTTCTTGTGGTGGAGTTACAATATCTGTATTAAAAAATTATATCGAGAATCAAAATACGCCAAGCTAG
- a CDS encoding RNP-1 like RNA-binding protein: protein MSIYVGNLSYEVNQEDLSEVFAEYGTIKRVHIPTDRETGRVRGFAFVEMESEANEDKAIETLDGAEWMDRQLKVNKARPREDRSYFGGGRNNRF, encoded by the coding sequence ATGTCAATTTATGTAGGCAATTTGTCTTACGAAGTCAATCAAGAAGACTTAAGTGAAGTCTTTGCTGAGTATGGAACTATTAAACGGGTTCATATTCCTACCGATCGCGAAACAGGACGAGTCCGTGGTTTTGCTTTCGTTGAAATGGAATCGGAGGCAAACGAGGACAAAGCTATCGAAACTTTAGATGGTGCAGAATGGATGGATCGTCAGCTAAAAGTTAATAAAGCTAGACCTCGTGAAGATAGAAGTTACTTTGGCGGTGGTCGAAACAACCGCTTCTAA
- a CDS encoding helicase, RecD/TraA family protein, producing MPPAITNSLSTLTGVIERITFHSEESGYTVARLNTGNVKQLITVVGSFANIQAGQTLQLQGVWGEHPQYGSQFQVVQYQETKPATLTGIEKYLGSGLIKGVGPVTAKRIVKHFGLDTLDIIENQIHRLSEVPGIAKKRIAMIQSTWSEQKSIKEVMVFLSGHGVSTTYAVKIFKQYGDSAIATVTTNPYQLAIDIFGIGFLTADKIAVNVGVSPWSKFRYKAGVLHVLDKASEDGHCYLPEAKIVPFTKELLTTDEHQAEEDAIADILKEMVTEEQLIKELDDEILYYKPTFFYSEQHLAKLLQQKLKAKLDVDSERVKSWINRFTASNQIQLSSQQLQAVETAASEKVMILTGGPGTGKTFTVRTIVTLWKAMGKKIACAAPTGRAAKRLSEMTGIEAKTLHRLLEFDPSSMGFKRDLDNQLNYSAIVVDESSMVDLFMAHSLLKATPKDCLLLMVGDIDQLPSVGPGNVLKDLIASEQIPVVRLTQVFRQAAQSAIIRTAHQINNGQIPKLEPVSMKATRTSHGAPPVGAPVSSSDCLWHSGGTEAEHGVQTICELIEHYIPKAGFNPATDVQVLCPMTRGVVGTRNLNKVLQQLINPASEDKDELIRGDSILRTGDRVMQLKNDYNKEVFNGDLGIVRAIDRMEKEVTIDFDGRDVVYDYADLNEITLAWATSIHKSQGSEYPVVILPLYTQHYIMLSRNLFYTALTRAKKLALIVGSEKAIAIAVKQVKQQQRYTRLKERLEVKDVVFKRISTP from the coding sequence ATGCCACCTGCCATTACCAATTCTCTATCCACGCTAACAGGAGTTATTGAACGCATTACCTTTCACTCCGAAGAGTCGGGCTACACTGTAGCGCGGTTGAACACGGGGAATGTCAAACAGTTAATTACCGTCGTCGGCAGCTTCGCCAATATTCAGGCAGGACAAACTTTACAGCTACAGGGAGTTTGGGGCGAACACCCCCAGTATGGTTCGCAGTTTCAGGTTGTTCAGTATCAGGAAACAAAACCAGCTACCCTGACGGGAATAGAGAAATATTTGGGTAGCGGATTGATTAAGGGAGTCGGACCCGTTACCGCCAAACGCATAGTCAAACACTTTGGCTTAGATACCTTAGATATTATCGAGAATCAGATTCATCGTCTATCGGAAGTTCCAGGCATCGCCAAGAAACGAATAGCCATGATTCAGAGTACCTGGTCGGAACAGAAGTCGATTAAAGAGGTGATGGTATTTCTTTCGGGACATGGAGTATCTACTACCTATGCAGTGAAGATCTTTAAGCAGTATGGGGATAGTGCGATCGCTACAGTAACAACCAATCCCTATCAGCTGGCAATCGATATATTTGGTATTGGATTTCTTACAGCAGATAAGATTGCGGTCAATGTGGGAGTGTCCCCTTGGTCTAAGTTTCGCTACAAAGCAGGAGTTCTTCATGTGTTAGATAAAGCGTCTGAGGACGGACATTGTTATTTACCCGAAGCTAAGATCGTTCCTTTCACAAAGGAGTTGTTGACGACAGACGAACATCAAGCGGAAGAAGATGCGATCGCCGACATACTCAAGGAGATGGTGACTGAAGAACAGTTAATTAAAGAGTTAGATGATGAAATACTCTATTACAAACCCACTTTCTTCTACTCAGAGCAGCATTTAGCTAAATTATTACAGCAGAAACTAAAAGCTAAACTCGATGTGGACAGCGAGCGCGTAAAAAGCTGGATTAATAGATTTACCGCCTCCAATCAAATTCAACTATCATCCCAGCAATTGCAGGCTGTAGAAACGGCAGCATCTGAAAAAGTGATGATTCTGACTGGAGGGCCAGGAACAGGAAAAACTTTCACCGTTCGTACTATCGTGACTCTTTGGAAGGCAATGGGTAAGAAAATTGCCTGTGCAGCACCCACTGGTAGGGCAGCCAAACGGTTATCTGAAATGACGGGAATTGAGGCAAAAACCCTACATCGGCTGTTAGAATTTGACCCGAGTTCAATGGGTTTTAAACGAGACTTGGATAATCAGCTTAATTACAGTGCGATCGTGGTGGATGAATCTAGCATGGTGGATCTGTTTATGGCTCATTCTCTGCTCAAAGCTACACCCAAGGATTGTTTGCTACTGATGGTGGGAGATATCGATCAGTTGCCTTCTGTGGGGCCTGGAAATGTCCTCAAAGATTTAATCGCTTCAGAACAAATTCCCGTCGTGCGTTTAACTCAGGTATTCCGTCAGGCAGCACAGAGCGCGATTATTCGTACTGCCCACCAAATCAACAACGGTCAGATACCCAAACTCGAACCAGTCTCGATGAAAGCTACACGGACATCTCACGGTGCGCCACCTGTGGGCGCACCCGTGTCCTCCTCTGACTGTCTCTGGCATTCAGGAGGTACAGAAGCAGAACACGGCGTACAAACTATCTGTGAGCTTATCGAGCATTACATACCCAAGGCTGGTTTTAATCCTGCTACCGATGTTCAGGTATTATGTCCCATGACTAGGGGTGTGGTGGGAACTCGTAATTTGAATAAGGTGCTGCAACAACTGATTAATCCTGCATCTGAAGATAAGGATGAGTTGATTAGGGGCGATAGTATTTTACGAACGGGCGATCGCGTGATGCAGTTGAAAAATGACTACAACAAAGAAGTGTTTAACGGTGATTTGGGTATAGTCAGGGCGATCGATCGCATGGAGAAAGAAGTTACTATTGACTTTGATGGCAGAGATGTAGTTTATGATTATGCCGATTTGAATGAAATTACTCTAGCTTGGGCGACAAGTATTCATAAAAGTCAGGGTTCGGAATATCCTGTAGTAATCCTTCCTCTATATACCCAACACTACATCATGCTGTCTCGGAATTTGTTTTACACAGCACTGACTAGGGCTAAGAAGCTGGCGTTGATTGTTGGTTCGGAGAAAGCTATTGCGATCGCCGTGAAGCAGGTCAAACAGCAGCAGAGGTATACGAGATTGAAGGAAAGGTTAGAAGTTAAGGATGTAGTATTCAAGAGAATCAGTACACCGTAA
- a CDS encoding lipase class 3, with protein MKCRERGVASLEAELPVWLNGLKKPKRSLWLTGHSLGGAMATLAAAWLSERKIPFSGAYTFGQPRVGDENFQVAFDAKLIKRFFRFQNNNDIVTRVPARIMGYEHVGRYIHITEKGELKADVSWWHLFVDRLEGVVKNILDNEIKLEWINDHKLEEQYIEGIKAWGNKPPDKWERFSEEM; from the coding sequence TTGAAATGTAGAGAAAGAGGTGTAGCTTCATTAGAAGCTGAATTACCTGTATGGCTCAACGGATTGAAAAAACCCAAACGTTCGCTGTGGCTGACTGGACATAGTTTGGGTGGTGCGATGGCTACTCTTGCAGCAGCATGGCTATCAGAGAGGAAAATTCCCTTCAGTGGTGCTTATACTTTCGGTCAGCCTCGTGTTGGTGATGAGAACTTTCAAGTAGCATTTGATGCAAAGTTGATTAAAAGATTTTTCCGTTTTCAAAATAACAACGATATAGTTACCAGAGTTCCTGCCAGAATAATGGGATACGAACACGTAGGCAGATACATTCACATCACGGAAAAGGGAGAGTTAAAAGCAGATGTTTCGTGGTGGCATCTTTTTGTAGATCGCCTTGAGGGAGTAGTCAAAAACATTTTGGACAACGAAATTAAACTAGAATGGATTAACGATCATAAGCTAGAAGAACAATATATAGAAGGCATCAAAGCTTGGGGAAATAAGCCTCCTGACAAGTGGGAGCGTTTTTCTGAAGAAATGTAA